One stretch of Streptomyces peucetius DNA includes these proteins:
- a CDS encoding type II toxin-antitoxin system VapB family antitoxin — protein sequence MIFKRIGNGRPYPDHGRESTRQWADVAPRPVRLDQLVTTKGQLDLETLLAEDSTFYGDLFAHVVKWQGDLYLEDGLHRAVRAALQQRQVLHARVLELG from the coding sequence GTGATCTTCAAGCGCATCGGTAACGGGCGGCCGTATCCCGACCACGGCCGGGAAAGCACCCGGCAGTGGGCGGATGTCGCGCCGCGCCCGGTCCGCCTCGATCAGCTCGTGACCACCAAGGGCCAGCTGGATCTCGAGACGCTGCTCGCGGAGGACTCGACGTTCTACGGCGACCTCTTCGCCCACGTCGTGAAGTGGCAGGGCGACCTCTATCTGGAGGACGGCCTGCACCGGGCCGTGCGCGCGGCCCTTCAGCAGCGGCAGGTGCTGCACGCCCGCGTGCTCGAGCTGGGCTGA
- the upp gene encoding uracil phosphoribosyltransferase, translating into MRIHVVDHPLVAHKLTTLRDRRTDSPTFRRLADELVTLLAYEATRDVRTEQVDIETPVTGTTGVKLSHPRPLVVPILRAGLGMLDGMVRLLPTAEVGFLGMIRNEETLEASTYATRMPEDLSGRQVYVLDPMLATGGTLVAAIRELIRRGADDVTAVVLLAAPEGVEVMERELAGTPVTVVTASVDERLNEHGYIVPGLGDAGDRMYGSAE; encoded by the coding sequence ATGCGGATCCACGTCGTCGACCACCCGCTGGTGGCGCACAAACTGACAACGCTGCGCGACAGGCGCACCGACTCCCCCACCTTCCGGCGGCTCGCCGACGAGCTGGTCACCCTGCTCGCGTACGAGGCCACCCGGGACGTGCGCACCGAACAGGTCGACATCGAGACCCCGGTGACGGGCACGACCGGGGTGAAGCTGTCCCACCCGCGGCCGCTGGTGGTGCCGATCCTGCGGGCCGGTCTGGGCATGCTCGACGGCATGGTGCGGCTGCTGCCGACCGCCGAGGTGGGTTTCCTCGGGATGATCCGCAACGAGGAGACGCTCGAGGCGTCGACGTACGCGACCCGTATGCCGGAGGACCTGTCCGGCCGCCAGGTGTATGTACTGGACCCGATGCTCGCGACCGGCGGCACGCTGGTCGCGGCGATCCGTGAGCTGATCCGGCGCGGTGCGGACGACGTGACCGCCGTCGTGCTGCTGGCGGCGCCGGAGGGCGTCGAGGTGATGGAGCGCGAGCTGGCGGGCACGCCGGTGACCGTGGTGACCGCCTCGGTGGACGAGCGCCTGAACGAGCACGGGTACATCGTGCCGGGCCTGGGCGATGCGGGTGACCGTATGTACGGGTCGGCCGAGTAG
- a CDS encoding RNA polymerase sigma factor SigF encodes MSASTAPQVPPQNERPDDTAPAAKPARRGADTRALTQVLFGRLKGLEAGTAEHSRVRAALIEANLPLVRYAAARFRSRNEPMEDVVQVGTIGLINAIDRFDPDRGVQFPTFAMPTVVGEIKRYFRDNVRTVHVPRRLHELWVQVNGATEDLTTAHGRSPTTAEIAERLKIGEDEVLACIEAGRSYHATSLEAAQEGDGMPGLLDRLGYEDPALAGVEHRDLVRHLLVQLPEREQRILMLRYYSNLTQSQISQELGVSQMHVSRLLARSFARLRSANRIEA; translated from the coding sequence GTGTCGGCCAGTACTGCGCCTCAGGTGCCACCTCAGAACGAGAGGCCGGACGACACCGCACCCGCCGCGAAGCCCGCGCGGCGCGGCGCCGACACCCGCGCCCTGACCCAGGTGCTGTTCGGCCGCCTCAAGGGGCTGGAGGCGGGCACCGCGGAGCACTCCAGGGTCCGCGCGGCGCTCATCGAGGCCAACCTCCCGCTGGTGCGGTACGCCGCCGCCCGCTTCCGCAGCCGCAACGAGCCGATGGAGGACGTCGTCCAGGTCGGCACGATCGGCCTGATCAACGCCATCGACCGGTTCGACCCGGACCGCGGGGTGCAGTTCCCCACGTTCGCGATGCCCACGGTGGTCGGCGAGATCAAGCGGTACTTCCGCGACAACGTGCGCACGGTGCATGTGCCGCGCCGGCTCCACGAACTGTGGGTGCAGGTCAACGGGGCGACCGAGGACCTGACGACGGCCCACGGCCGCTCCCCCACGACGGCCGAGATCGCCGAGCGGCTGAAGATCGGTGAGGACGAGGTGCTGGCCTGCATCGAGGCGGGCCGCTCGTACCACGCGACGTCGCTGGAGGCGGCTCAGGAGGGTGACGGCATGCCGGGCCTGCTGGACCGGCTCGGCTACGAGGATCCGGCGCTGGCCGGCGTCGAGCACCGCGATCTGGTGCGCCACCTGCTCGTGCAGCTGCCGGAGCGGGAGCAGCGGATTCTGATGCTCCGCTACTACAGCAACCTGACCCAGTCCCAGATCAGCCAGGAACTGGGTGTCTCCCAGATGCATGTGTCGCGCCTGCTGGCGCGAAGCTTCGCTCGGCTTCGTTCCGCAAACAGGATCGAAGCGTAG
- a CDS encoding M28 family metallopeptidase translates to MATMAAAALATPLLLASASPSAARQDPGDRAAKDASKLARKLVQKSSADDAFEHLEKFQQIADSTGGHRAAGSLGHDASAAYVYQQMKKYGYDVSYQRFSFIYTETLAEKLSVVSPAPRDIEIAAMTYTKSTPVGGIKADVAAVPVDDTTGCEAGDYASGTFTGKIALIKRGGCTFAAKQAAAADAGAVGAIVYNNTEGSLSGTLGDQASAKIPTGGITRADGEKLAAELAKGPLNVSFEIRELQEERSTNNVIAQTRRGNAANTVMLGAHLDSVTAGPGINDNGSGSAGLLEVAEELAKREKQPTNKVRFAWWSAEENGLLGSEHYVANLSSLGKKEIKLYLNFDMIASPNYGLFVYDGDDSDGVGAGAGPAGSAQLERDINEYLDKQGTPHEGTDFTGRSDYGPFIEVGIPSGGTFTGAEGIKTEAQAKKFGGVAGLAYDPNYHAVGDDISNINMKAFAVNIGVIANAVGTYAHDISSLRKPVTTVPTDGDAGSGGGLHDGHDHEVTE, encoded by the coding sequence GTGGCCACCATGGCCGCAGCCGCACTCGCGACCCCGCTCCTGCTGGCATCCGCCTCCCCGTCCGCCGCGCGTCAGGACCCGGGCGACCGGGCCGCGAAGGACGCGTCGAAGCTGGCACGGAAGCTGGTCCAGAAGTCGTCCGCGGACGACGCATTCGAGCACCTCGAGAAGTTCCAGCAGATAGCGGACAGCACGGGCGGCCACCGCGCCGCCGGATCGCTCGGCCACGACGCGTCGGCCGCGTACGTGTACCAGCAGATGAAGAAGTACGGGTACGACGTCTCGTACCAGCGCTTCTCGTTCATCTACACCGAGACCCTGGCCGAGAAGCTCTCGGTCGTCTCGCCGGCGCCCCGCGACATCGAGATCGCGGCCATGACGTACACCAAGTCCACCCCCGTCGGCGGCATCAAGGCCGATGTGGCGGCCGTGCCGGTGGACGACACGACCGGCTGCGAGGCGGGCGACTACGCGTCGGGCACCTTCACCGGCAAGATCGCGCTGATCAAGCGCGGCGGCTGTACGTTCGCCGCCAAGCAGGCCGCCGCGGCCGACGCCGGCGCGGTCGGGGCGATCGTCTACAACAACACCGAGGGCTCCCTCTCCGGAACCCTGGGCGACCAGGCGTCCGCGAAGATCCCGACCGGCGGCATCACCCGGGCGGACGGCGAGAAGCTCGCCGCAGAGCTCGCCAAGGGCCCGCTGAACGTCTCCTTCGAGATCCGCGAGCTCCAGGAGGAGCGCAGCACCAACAACGTGATCGCTCAGACCCGCCGGGGCAACGCCGCCAACACCGTGATGCTCGGTGCGCACCTCGACTCCGTGACCGCGGGCCCCGGCATCAACGACAACGGCTCCGGCTCCGCCGGCCTCCTCGAGGTCGCCGAGGAGCTCGCCAAGCGGGAGAAGCAGCCCACCAACAAGGTGCGCTTCGCCTGGTGGTCGGCGGAGGAGAACGGCCTGCTCGGCTCCGAGCACTACGTCGCGAACCTCAGCAGCCTGGGCAAGAAGGAGATCAAGCTCTACCTCAACTTCGACATGATCGCGTCGCCCAACTACGGGCTCTTCGTCTACGACGGCGACGACTCCGACGGCGTGGGCGCCGGCGCGGGCCCGGCGGGCTCCGCGCAGCTCGAGCGCGACATCAACGAGTACCTCGACAAGCAGGGCACCCCGCACGAGGGCACCGACTTCACCGGCCGCTCCGACTACGGGCCGTTCATCGAGGTCGGCATCCCGTCCGGCGGCACCTTCACCGGCGCCGAGGGCATCAAGACCGAGGCGCAGGCGAAGAAGTTCGGCGGCGTGGCGGGTCTCGCCTACGACCCGAACTACCACGCCGTCGGCGACGACATCAGCAACATCAACATGAAGGCGTTCGCCGTCAACATCGGCGTCATCGCCAACGCCGTGGGCACCTACGCGCACGACATCAGCTCGCTGCGCAAGCCGGTCACGACCGTCCCGACGGACGGTGACGCGGGCAGCGGCGGCGGTCTGCACGACGGGCACGACCACGAGGTGACCGAGTAA
- a CDS encoding MarR family winged helix-turn-helix transcriptional regulator, whose translation MAERSQYEELARQISAVGAVKRSLSRMLPADCPSGSAAVLALVGRHGEMRMSRLAELLAVDMSVTSRHVAHVVDRGWLERSPHPDDRRSRILRLTASGEELLGDLGRRTADMFAHCLEDWSDDEVGQLNAMLARLRDSVGDCRAHATRTPAQDT comes from the coding sequence GTGGCCGAGCGCAGTCAGTACGAGGAGCTGGCCCGGCAGATCAGTGCCGTCGGAGCCGTGAAGCGCAGCCTCTCGCGGATGCTGCCCGCCGACTGCCCCTCCGGATCAGCCGCCGTACTGGCCCTCGTCGGCCGACACGGCGAGATGCGGATGAGCCGCCTCGCCGAACTGCTGGCCGTCGACATGTCGGTGACCAGCAGGCATGTGGCCCACGTCGTGGACCGCGGCTGGCTGGAGCGCTCCCCCCACCCCGACGACCGGCGCTCCCGCATCCTGCGGCTCACCGCCTCCGGCGAGGAGCTGCTCGGCGACCTCGGCCGCCGGACCGCGGACATGTTCGCCCACTGCCTCGAGGACTGGTCCGACGACGAAGTCGGACAGCTGAACGCGATGCTGGCCCGCCTCCGGGATTCCGTCGGGGACTGCCGGGCCCACGCCACCCGTACACCCGCACAAGACACGTAA
- the tadA gene encoding tRNA adenosine(34) deaminase TadA, protein MPRQADEQEPGRPAGPVPGGDPVRGPWEATMRLALGEADRAARGGDVPVGAVLLAGDGTILAVGHNEREATGDPTAHAEVLAIRRAATVLGEWRLTGCTLVVTLEPCTMCAGAIVQSRVQRVVYGARDEKAGAAGSLWDVVRDRRLNHRPEVVLGVLEEECSQQLTAFFRDRPGDR, encoded by the coding sequence GTGCCCCGGCAGGCAGACGAACAGGAACCGGGACGTCCCGCGGGGCCGGTGCCCGGTGGCGATCCCGTACGCGGTCCGTGGGAGGCGACGATGCGCCTCGCCCTCGGCGAGGCGGACCGTGCGGCACGGGGCGGCGACGTGCCGGTCGGTGCCGTCCTGCTGGCCGGGGACGGCACGATCCTCGCCGTGGGCCACAACGAGCGTGAGGCGACGGGAGATCCGACGGCTCACGCCGAGGTGCTGGCGATACGCCGGGCCGCCACCGTCCTCGGCGAGTGGCGGCTGACCGGCTGCACGCTCGTCGTGACGCTGGAACCGTGCACGATGTGCGCCGGCGCGATCGTGCAGTCACGGGTGCAGCGCGTGGTCTACGGCGCCCGGGACGAGAAGGCGGGCGCGGCCGGTTCGCTGTGGGACGTCGTACGGGACCGGCGCCTCAACCACCGGCCGGAAGTCGTCCTCGGGGTGCTGGAAGAGGAGTGCTCGCAGCAGCTGACGGCGTTCTTCCGCGACCGGCCGGGCGACCGCTGA
- a CDS encoding RNA polymerase sigma factor SigF, producing MSVEQGSSKVLTRAPSAPAPAESGSSEAIDTRTLSRSLFLRLRALDCEGAADDSPERTYVRDTLIELNLPLVRYAAARFRSRNEPMEDIVQVGTIGLIKAIDRFDCERGVEFPTFAMPTVVGEIKRFFRDTSWSVRVPRRLQELRLALTKASDELAQKLDRSPTVPELAAVLGVSEEDVVDGLAVGNAYTASSLDSPSPEDDGGEGSLADRLGYEDSALEGVEYRESLKPLLAKLPPRERQIIMLRFFANMTQSQIGEEVGISQMHVSRLLTRTLAQLREGLIAD from the coding sequence ATGTCCGTAGAACAGGGCAGCTCGAAGGTGCTCACTCGCGCGCCAAGCGCGCCCGCACCTGCCGAGTCCGGCAGCTCGGAAGCCATCGACACCCGCACTCTCTCCCGCTCCCTGTTCCTGCGGCTGCGCGCCCTGGACTGCGAGGGCGCGGCCGACGACAGCCCGGAGCGCACCTATGTGCGCGACACCCTCATCGAGCTCAACCTCCCCCTCGTCCGGTACGCGGCGGCGCGCTTCCGCAGCCGCAACGAACCCATGGAGGACATCGTCCAGGTCGGCACGATCGGGCTGATCAAGGCGATCGACCGCTTCGACTGCGAGCGGGGCGTGGAGTTCCCCACCTTCGCGATGCCGACGGTCGTGGGCGAGATCAAGCGCTTCTTCCGCGACACCTCGTGGTCGGTGCGGGTGCCGCGCCGGCTCCAGGAGCTGCGCCTCGCCCTCACCAAGGCCAGCGACGAACTCGCCCAGAAGCTCGACCGCTCGCCGACCGTCCCCGAACTCGCCGCCGTCCTCGGGGTGTCGGAGGAGGACGTGGTCGACGGCCTCGCGGTGGGCAACGCCTACACGGCCTCGTCGCTCGACTCGCCCTCGCCGGAGGACGACGGCGGCGAAGGCTCGCTCGCGGACCGGCTGGGGTACGAGGACTCGGCGCTGGAGGGCGTCGAGTACCGCGAGTCGCTCAAGCCGCTGCTCGCCAAACTCCCCCCGCGGGAACGGCAGATCATCATGCTGCGCTTCTTCGCCAACATGACCCAGTCGCAGATCGGCGAGGAGGTCGGCATCTCCCAGATGCATGTCTCCCGGCTGCTGACCCGCACGCTCGCGCAGCTGCGGGAAGGGCTGATCGCGGACTGA
- a CDS encoding Dabb family protein, which produces MIRHLVLFKLNEGVGRDEPRVVAGVKAFQELDGVVPELEFWECAWNITDRPIAYDFAINSAVADKDALKRYIEHPAHQAAAGQWREFATWVIADYEF; this is translated from the coding sequence TTGATCCGCCATCTGGTTCTCTTCAAGCTCAACGAGGGCGTCGGGCGGGACGAGCCGCGTGTCGTCGCCGGTGTGAAGGCCTTCCAGGAGCTGGACGGCGTCGTGCCCGAGCTGGAGTTCTGGGAGTGCGCCTGGAACATCACCGACCGGCCGATCGCCTACGACTTCGCCATCAACTCGGCCGTGGCCGACAAGGACGCGCTGAAGCGCTACATCGAGCATCCGGCCCACCAGGCTGCCGCCGGACAGTGGCGCGAGTTCGCCACGTGGGTGATCGCCGACTACGAGTTCTGA
- a CDS encoding LytR C-terminal domain-containing protein, which yields MSMLTPPGMGGKYRITGDKYPRMRRPRSRRRIVFAVVAAVTALGLAGWGTLQLIDAFTGGGEKTAASARGAACKPGPSPSAAPPPPLPRQITVNVYNATPRSGLAKSTADELKKRGFKIGKVANAPATYDKKVPGTALFLGAATAQDGAFRVLGTQVQGFQAKTDTRKTADIDLIIGTAFKALDPKASADVALTALTKPEPVPSGKC from the coding sequence ATGAGCATGCTGACTCCCCCCGGCATGGGCGGAAAGTACCGCATCACGGGCGACAAGTACCCACGAATGCGACGCCCCCGGAGCCGCCGCAGGATCGTATTTGCGGTGGTCGCCGCGGTGACCGCGCTGGGCCTGGCCGGCTGGGGGACGCTGCAGCTCATCGACGCGTTCACCGGCGGCGGCGAGAAGACCGCCGCGAGCGCGCGCGGCGCCGCCTGCAAGCCCGGCCCGTCCCCTTCCGCCGCGCCCCCGCCGCCGCTGCCCCGCCAGATCACGGTTAACGTCTACAACGCGACACCGCGCTCCGGTCTGGCCAAGTCCACGGCCGACGAGTTGAAGAAACGTGGCTTCAAGATCGGCAAGGTCGCCAACGCGCCCGCCACGTACGACAAGAAGGTCCCCGGCACCGCCCTCTTCCTCGGCGCGGCGACCGCGCAGGACGGAGCCTTCCGGGTGCTCGGCACCCAGGTGCAGGGCTTCCAGGCGAAGACCGACACCCGCAAGACGGCGGACATCGACCTGATCATCGGCACGGCCTTCAAGGCGCTCGACCCGAAGGCCAGTGCGGACGTGGCCCTCACGGCCCTGACCAAGCCGGAGCCGGTTCCGTCCGGAAAGTGCTGA